In the Deinococcus ficus genome, one interval contains:
- a CDS encoding nicotinamide mononucleotide transporter family protein has protein sequence MNLFGVNLPPLVLDLAGGFCVLVSLYYLWSKSSTYWHWSNLSLLPYFLLFLSGGQWMLAGLQVTYLLFGVHGLYLWHLERRRARGEIRFNEPLWYGVTWAASLGIFAYTVAVTDFTVGWNWVQFTAVTLALVANFGTTRQWAWSWPVWIVVNAVQAVLFWQTGYWVLFALQFVLAGMSVVGWRAWRRDDARAVALA, from the coding sequence ATGAATCTGTTCGGCGTGAATCTTCCGCCGCTGGTCCTGGACCTTGCGGGCGGATTCTGTGTCCTGGTCAGCCTGTACTACCTGTGGTCGAAGTCCAGCACGTACTGGCACTGGTCGAACCTGTCGCTTCTGCCTTACTTCCTGCTGTTCCTCAGCGGCGGGCAATGGATGCTGGCCGGGTTGCAGGTGACGTACCTGCTGTTCGGCGTTCACGGGCTGTACCTGTGGCACCTGGAGCGCCGCCGCGCGCGGGGCGAGATCCGGTTCAACGAGCCGCTGTGGTACGGCGTGACCTGGGCTGCCAGCCTGGGCATCTTCGCGTACACGGTGGCGGTCACGGATTTCACGGTCGGGTGGAACTGGGTGCAGTTCACGGCGGTGACGCTGGCGCTGGTGGCGAATTTCGGCACGACCCGGCAGTGGGCGTGGTCGTGGCCGGTGTGGATCGTGGTGAACGCCGTGCAGGCGGTGCTGTTCTGGCAGACGGGGTACTGGGTGCTGTTCGCCCTGCAGTTCGTGCTGGCGGGCATGAGCGTGGTCGGCTGGCGGGCGTGGCGGCGGGACGACGCGCGGGCGGTGGCGCTTGCCTGA
- a CDS encoding AAA family ATPase, producing MPEFRHGLVIGKFAPFHRGHQLVLDRALAACDRVSVWVYSRPDFPDMPSPVRRGWVREVYPARLYPQLQLLPDAPNPPLNGKPDGVHRAYVRTVLDSWGVQPDAVFTSEAYGDALAEDLGAAHVMVDAARAAVPVSGTQLRADVHAHRGFLDPAVYAHFVKRVVLLGAESTGKSTLTRALGEAFGTTWVREYGRDVYERENGLLTPEHFLEIALGHRALEDEAARTPGVHRWVFSDTNAATTLMWSYLLTGTALPDLHALADACRDRYAHAFLCGTDLPHEQDGWRASTEVRAVQQAFIRQDLGTRGVPYQPVSGSVEARITQVRAALTP from the coding sequence TTGCCTGAGTTCCGGCACGGGCTGGTGATCGGGAAGTTCGCGCCCTTCCACCGCGGGCATCAGCTGGTGCTGGACCGGGCCCTGGCGGCGTGCGACCGGGTGAGCGTGTGGGTGTACTCCCGCCCGGACTTCCCGGACATGCCGTCCCCGGTGCGGCGCGGCTGGGTGCGGGAGGTGTACCCGGCGCGGCTGTACCCGCAGCTTCAGCTGCTGCCGGACGCCCCCAACCCTCCCCTGAACGGCAAACCGGACGGTGTTCACCGGGCGTACGTGCGCACGGTGCTGGACAGCTGGGGCGTGCAGCCCGACGCAGTATTTACCTCCGAGGCATACGGGGACGCCCTGGCCGAAGATCTCGGGGCAGCGCACGTGATGGTGGACGCGGCCCGGGCCGCCGTGCCGGTCAGCGGAACGCAGCTGCGCGCGGACGTGCACGCGCACCGGGGCTTCCTGGACCCGGCCGTGTACGCGCACTTCGTGAAGCGGGTTGTGCTCCTGGGCGCCGAGAGCACCGGGAAAAGCACCCTGACCCGGGCGCTCGGCGAGGCCTTCGGGACCACCTGGGTGCGGGAGTACGGCCGGGACGTGTACGAACGCGAGAACGGCCTGCTCACGCCGGAGCACTTTCTGGAAATCGCGCTCGGCCACCGCGCTCTGGAGGACGAGGCCGCCCGGACGCCGGGCGTGCACCGCTGGGTGTTCAGTGATACGAACGCCGCGACCACCCTGATGTGGTCTTACCTGCTGACCGGCACCGCCCTGCCGGACCTGCACGCCCTGGCCGACGCCTGCCGGGACCGGTACGCCCACGCCTTCCTGTGCGGCACCGACCTTCCGCACGAGCAGGACGGCTGGCGGGCCAGCACCGAGGTCCGCGCCGTGCAGCAGGCGTTCATCCGTCAGGACCTGGGCACGCGCGGCGTGCCGTACCAGCCGGTGTCCGGCAGTGTGGAGGCCAGGATCACCCAGGTGCGCGCAGCTCTGACGCCCTGA
- a CDS encoding lasso peptide biosynthesis B2 protein codes for MTPITPPDLLRTLITGDPAQLGPADLPLIRALNLGGYAFARLPLTHPLRGDLRADHMNQALRHGVIRRELRALLAAWTGTGIPVMPLKGFALAEFEYATPGERYYGDVDLLIPDDAALTARAVRLGQQLGWTTDDHHTRPRLWTHETAHLYSPSGHVRLDLHRYPVAWLIGSRAQVQALTQALWADARVHDWQGLPLHLPAPVDRALIALILNRSWGGDQGGLKPADFTDLHTLMTRHGLTDDQLAHRAAQLGASGTWAAFRRVCHPGREAYGYGPPDTRDTLMRGIDADGANTARPTRARVWRDRFLTLPALLPWLPRTLPDVLSAHRAWRTRQDPRAFLEAGPTARYAEPSPITVEHIVGAVRWWTRLLYPRQSRVGVCVPRAYATSRALRRYGFPAVFVSGVARTPGGITGHAWVETPHGPLESYGEPDAGQRFRETFRHPART; via the coding sequence GTGACCCCCATCACCCCGCCCGATCTGCTGCGCACCCTGATCACCGGCGACCCCGCCCAGCTGGGCCCCGCCGACCTGCCCCTAATTCGCGCCCTGAACCTCGGCGGGTACGCCTTCGCCCGCCTCCCACTCACGCACCCTCTCCGGGGCGACCTGCGTGCCGACCACATGAACCAGGCCCTGCGGCACGGCGTGATCCGCCGCGAACTGCGGGCGCTCCTGGCCGCCTGGACCGGCACGGGCATTCCCGTCATGCCCCTCAAGGGCTTCGCGCTGGCCGAATTCGAGTACGCCACGCCCGGCGAACGCTACTACGGCGACGTGGACCTTCTGATCCCCGACGACGCTGCCCTCACCGCCCGCGCTGTCAGGCTGGGCCAGCAACTCGGGTGGACCACCGACGACCATCACACCCGTCCGCGCCTGTGGACGCACGAGACCGCGCACCTCTACAGCCCCAGCGGGCACGTCCGCCTGGACCTGCACCGCTACCCAGTCGCCTGGCTGATCGGCTCCCGCGCCCAGGTGCAGGCCCTCACCCAGGCCCTGTGGGCGGACGCCCGGGTCCACGACTGGCAGGGCCTGCCGCTGCACCTGCCCGCCCCGGTGGACCGCGCCCTGATCGCCCTGATCCTGAACCGCAGCTGGGGTGGCGACCAGGGCGGCCTGAAACCCGCGGACTTCACCGATCTGCACACCCTGATGACCCGCCACGGCCTCACCGACGACCAGCTGGCCCACCGCGCCGCGCAGCTCGGCGCGAGCGGCACCTGGGCCGCCTTCCGGAGGGTCTGCCACCCCGGCCGGGAGGCCTACGGGTACGGCCCGCCGGACACGCGCGACACCCTGATGCGCGGCATCGACGCCGACGGAGCGAATACTGCCCGGCCCACCCGCGCCCGTGTGTGGCGCGACCGCTTTCTTACCCTGCCTGCCCTTCTGCCCTGGCTGCCGCGCACCTTGCCGGATGTCCTGAGCGCCCACCGGGCCTGGAGGACCCGTCAGGACCCGCGCGCCTTCCTGGAGGCGGGGCCCACTGCCCGGTACGCCGAGCCGTCCCCAATCACCGTTGAACACATTGTTGGCGCCGTCCGCTGGTGGACGCGGCTGCTGTACCCCCGGCAGTCCCGGGTGGGCGTATGCGTGCCGCGCGCCTACGCGACCAGCCGCGCCCTGCGGCGCTATGGATTTCCGGCCGTGTTCGTCAGTGGCGTGGCCCGCACCCCGGGCGGAATCACCGGGCATGCCTGGGTGGAAACGCCGCATGGTCCGCTGGAAAGCTACGGCGAACCCGATGCCGGGCAGCGCTTCCGGGAAACCTTCCGGCACCCTGCCCGGACCTGA
- the paaZ gene encoding phenylacetic acid degradation bifunctional protein PaaZ: MTQPELLRPASYVYGQWHSNPEGQTLYDAVYGRPVAVISSEGVDFAQALAYGREKGADLRRMTFHARARALKALGNYLMERKEAYYALSLLTGATRRDGWVDIEGGIGTMFSYSSMARRELPDERFLPEGKVEMLSKGGTFMARHLLVPREGVAVQINAYNFPVWGMLEKFAPAFIAGMPTLVKPAPQTAYLTERVVRDIVASGLIPEGALQLVTGEPGDLLDHLLEQDMVAFTGSAATAHKLKVHPNIVARSIPFNAEADSLNAAVLGLSVKPEDPEFTLFVKEVAREMTGKAGQKCTAIRRPIVPRAHVDAVIEALRRELGKITLGDPARDDVRMGALVSVDQRQRVRETLEQFRAESEVVIGGQEAELLGGDREKGAFLDPTLLLCRDPLNATAAHELEAFGPVATLMPYDTLEDAIRLTKMGRGSLAATVATHDRAEATELVLGMASAHGRILVLNRDDAKESTGHGSPLPQLLHGGPGRAGGGAEMAGIAGVKHHMNKVAVQADPTTLAAITREHIPGAQVREDVVHPFRKNFDEIQVGDSLLTHRRTVTEADIVNFAGLTGDHFYAHVDEIGAKEGIFGKRVAHGYFLISAAAGQFVSAAPGPVLANYGLENLRFVEPVGIGDTIRTRLTCKRKIRKDLRPGENRPTGVVEWHAEIRNQDDTLVATYDILTLVERARDDFDPQPEPQAAEQTAEAEA; encoded by the coding sequence ATGACCCAACCTGAACTTCTTCGCCCCGCGTCCTACGTGTACGGCCAGTGGCACAGCAACCCCGAGGGCCAGACCCTGTACGACGCCGTGTACGGCCGGCCCGTCGCCGTGATCTCCAGCGAGGGCGTGGACTTCGCCCAGGCCCTCGCCTACGGGCGCGAGAAGGGCGCCGACCTGCGCCGCATGACCTTCCACGCCCGCGCCCGCGCCCTCAAGGCCCTCGGCAACTACCTGATGGAGCGCAAGGAGGCGTACTACGCCCTGAGCCTCCTGACCGGCGCCACCCGCCGCGACGGCTGGGTGGACATCGAGGGCGGCATCGGCACCATGTTCAGCTACAGCAGCATGGCCCGCCGCGAACTGCCGGACGAACGCTTCCTCCCGGAAGGCAAGGTGGAAATGCTCAGCAAGGGCGGCACCTTCATGGCCCGCCACCTGCTCGTGCCGCGTGAAGGCGTGGCCGTACAGATCAACGCCTACAACTTCCCGGTGTGGGGCATGCTGGAAAAATTCGCCCCGGCCTTCATCGCCGGCATGCCCACCCTGGTCAAGCCCGCCCCGCAGACCGCGTACCTCACCGAACGCGTGGTGCGCGACATCGTGGCGTCCGGCCTGATCCCCGAAGGCGCCCTGCAACTCGTGACCGGCGAGCCCGGCGACCTGCTGGACCACCTGCTCGAACAGGACATGGTGGCCTTCACGGGTTCTGCGGCGACGGCCCACAAGTTGAAGGTGCACCCCAACATCGTGGCGCGCAGCATTCCCTTCAACGCCGAGGCCGACAGCCTGAACGCCGCCGTGCTGGGCCTCAGCGTGAAACCCGAGGACCCCGAGTTCACGCTGTTCGTCAAGGAAGTCGCCCGCGAGATGACCGGCAAGGCCGGCCAGAAGTGCACCGCCATCCGCCGCCCCATCGTGCCCCGCGCGCACGTGGACGCCGTCATCGAGGCGCTGCGCAGGGAACTCGGCAAGATCACCCTGGGCGACCCCGCCCGCGACGACGTGCGCATGGGCGCCCTGGTCAGCGTGGACCAGCGCCAGCGCGTGCGCGAGACCCTGGAACAGTTCCGCGCCGAATCCGAAGTCGTGATCGGCGGCCAGGAAGCCGAGCTGCTGGGCGGCGACCGCGAAAAGGGCGCCTTCCTGGACCCCACCCTGCTGCTGTGCCGCGACCCGCTGAACGCCACCGCCGCACATGAACTCGAAGCCTTCGGGCCGGTGGCGACCCTGATGCCCTACGACACCCTCGAGGACGCCATCCGCCTCACCAAGATGGGCCGCGGGTCCCTGGCCGCCACCGTCGCCACGCACGACCGCGCCGAGGCCACCGAACTGGTCCTGGGCATGGCGAGCGCCCACGGCCGCATCCTGGTCCTGAACCGCGACGACGCCAAGGAAAGCACCGGGCACGGTAGCCCCCTGCCACAGCTGCTGCACGGCGGCCCCGGCCGCGCCGGCGGCGGCGCCGAGATGGCCGGCATCGCCGGCGTGAAGCACCACATGAACAAGGTCGCCGTGCAGGCCGACCCCACCACCCTCGCCGCCATCACCCGCGAACACATCCCCGGCGCCCAGGTCCGCGAGGACGTCGTCCACCCCTTCCGCAAAAACTTCGACGAGATCCAGGTCGGCGACAGCCTGCTCACGCACCGCCGCACCGTCACCGAGGCGGACATCGTGAACTTCGCCGGCCTGACCGGCGACCACTTCTACGCCCACGTGGACGAGATCGGCGCCAAGGAAGGCATCTTCGGCAAACGCGTGGCGCACGGGTACTTCCTGATCAGCGCCGCCGCCGGACAGTTCGTGAGCGCCGCGCCCGGCCCGGTCCTGGCGAACTACGGCCTGGAAAACCTGCGCTTCGTCGAGCCGGTCGGGATCGGCGACACCATCCGCACCCGCCTGACCTGCAAACGCAAGATCCGCAAGGACCTGCGCCCCGGCGAGAATCGCCCCACCGGCGTCGTCGAGTGGCACGCCGAGATCCGCAACCAGGACGACACGCTGGTCGCCACCTACGACATCCTCACCCTGGTGGAACGCGCCCGCGACGATTTCGACCCGCAGCCTGAACCTCAGGCCGCCGAGCAGACCGCCGAGGCCGAGGCCTGA
- a CDS encoding gluconokinase, which produces MPSPPQPARAVIVMGVSGSGKTTLGRALAAHLGWAFLDADDLHPPRNREKMARGEPLTDEDRQPWLETLHARLAAHVQAGDPLVLACSALKDRYRRTLTGDLDGVALVFAHGPRDVIAARMQGRDHFMPPSLLDSQFAALEPPAQAIFADIRRPVAELVPGIAAALRGP; this is translated from the coding sequence GTGCCCTCCCCCCCTCAGCCGGCGCGGGCCGTGATCGTGATGGGCGTGTCCGGCAGCGGCAAGACCACCCTGGGCCGAGCGCTGGCCGCGCACCTGGGCTGGGCCTTCCTGGACGCCGACGACCTTCACCCGCCCCGCAACCGCGAGAAGATGGCGCGCGGCGAGCCCCTCACCGACGAGGACCGCCAGCCCTGGCTGGAGACCCTGCACGCCCGGCTGGCCGCACACGTGCAGGCCGGTGACCCGCTGGTGCTGGCCTGCTCCGCCCTGAAGGACCGCTACCGGCGCACCCTGACCGGTGACCTGGACGGCGTGGCGCTGGTGTTCGCGCACGGCCCCCGGGACGTGATCGCCGCGCGCATGCAGGGCCGCGACCACTTCATGCCGCCCTCCCTGCTGGACAGCCAGTTCGCTGCCCTGGAACCGCCCGCCCAGGCGATCTTCGCGGACATCCGCCGGCCCGTGGCGGAACTCGTGCCCGGCATCGCCGCGGCCCTGCGCGGCCCGTGA
- the paaD gene encoding 1,2-phenylacetyl-CoA epoxidase subunit PaaD, with protein MTAPHANPSRITPQHVWDALSLVPDPEIPVVSITDMGMVREVQVQEGQVSVTFTPTFSGCPALHVIRQSIVDAVRDLGVQDVTVHSTLTPPWTTDWIQEDARERLRQYGIAPPAPVGDQLITLDPEPTRCPRCHSLNVRVTASFGPTLCKRLYVCDACKEPFEGFKSV; from the coding sequence ATGACCGCCCCCCACGCCAACCCCAGCCGCATCACCCCGCAGCACGTCTGGGACGCCCTGTCCCTGGTGCCGGACCCGGAGATCCCGGTGGTCAGCATCACGGACATGGGCATGGTCCGCGAGGTCCAGGTGCAGGAGGGGCAGGTCAGCGTGACCTTCACGCCCACCTTCAGCGGCTGCCCGGCCCTGCACGTCATCCGCCAGAGCATCGTGGACGCCGTGCGGGACCTGGGCGTGCAGGACGTGACCGTGCACAGCACCCTCACGCCGCCCTGGACGACCGACTGGATCCAGGAGGACGCCCGCGAGCGCCTGCGGCAGTACGGCATCGCCCCGCCCGCCCCGGTCGGCGATCAGCTGATCACGCTGGATCCGGAGCCCACCCGCTGCCCGCGCTGCCACAGCCTGAACGTCCGCGTGACCGCGAGTTTCGGCCCGACGCTGTGCAAGCGGCTGTACGTGTGCGACGCCTGCAAGGAACCCTTCGAGGGCTTCAAGAGCGTCTGA
- the paaC gene encoding 1,2-phenylacetyl-CoA epoxidase subunit PaaC — translation MTSPSAPSRPALTADTLTDTQKRALITRLQALADDEIILAHRDSEWTGHAPILEEDIALANIAQDEIGHALMYLTLREQLDGQQADQLTFFRGPREYTNVQLVELPKGDWAFTMLRQYLYDAFEALYLDALRASTYAPLAEVANKAVREEKFHLQHTALWVERLGLGTEESRRRLQDALNTQWAYTAQLFQPTDGEAELIAAGITPDPAAVHARWDGLVRAHLDRSGLQVPAGDGHPFTRAQHSEALLYLLTEMQSTAREHADAQVW, via the coding sequence ATGACCAGCCCCAGCGCCCCGTCCCGCCCCGCCCTGACCGCCGACACCCTCACCGACACGCAGAAACGCGCCCTGATCACCCGCCTGCAGGCCCTCGCGGACGACGAGATCATCCTCGCGCACCGCGACAGCGAATGGACCGGGCACGCCCCCATCCTCGAAGAGGACATCGCCCTGGCGAACATCGCCCAGGACGAGATCGGGCACGCCCTGATGTACCTGACCCTGCGCGAGCAGCTCGACGGCCAGCAGGCCGACCAGCTCACCTTCTTCCGCGGCCCGCGCGAGTACACCAACGTGCAGCTCGTGGAACTCCCCAAGGGCGACTGGGCCTTCACCATGCTGCGCCAGTACCTGTACGACGCCTTCGAGGCCCTGTACCTGGACGCCCTGCGCGCCAGCACCTACGCCCCGCTGGCCGAGGTGGCGAACAAGGCCGTGCGCGAGGAGAAATTCCACCTGCAGCACACCGCCCTGTGGGTCGAGCGCCTGGGCCTGGGCACCGAGGAATCCCGGCGCCGCCTGCAGGACGCCCTGAACACCCAGTGGGCCTACACCGCGCAGCTGTTCCAGCCGACCGACGGCGAGGCCGAACTCATCGCGGCCGGCATCACGCCCGATCCGGCCGCCGTGCACGCCCGCTGGGACGGCCTGGTTCGCGCCCACCTGGACCGCAGCGGCCTGCAGGTCCCCGCCGGCGACGGCCACCCCTTCACCCGCGCGCAGCACAGCGAGGCCCTGCTGTACCTCCTGACCGAGATGCAGAGCACCGCCCGCGAACACGCCGACGCGCAGGTCTGGTAA
- a CDS encoding phenylacetic acid degradation protein, protein MTAPATRTSPQGDQWPRWEVFKKDNDRRPYQAVGSVHAGDPQHALVTARNVFVRRPAAVSLWVVREQDILSATPEEIARGVTFRGPAGTYHVGIKATHKRSMTFVDLTGTVNATDGEDAMRQARAQHPDALAWWVIPDEAFARTEDGPDTVESWFAPAAEKTYKQQQYYGTIGRHVGELKRAGLMPSRTPDAQAAPRPAATPDARPAPSAQKVPQ, encoded by the coding sequence ATGACCGCCCCCGCGACCCGCACCAGCCCCCAGGGCGACCAGTGGCCCCGCTGGGAAGTCTTCAAGAAGGACAACGACCGCCGCCCCTACCAGGCGGTGGGCAGCGTGCACGCCGGTGACCCGCAGCACGCCCTGGTCACCGCCCGCAACGTCTTCGTGCGCCGCCCCGCCGCCGTGAGCCTGTGGGTGGTGCGCGAACAGGACATCCTCTCGGCCACGCCCGAGGAGATCGCCCGCGGCGTCACCTTCCGCGGCCCGGCCGGCACGTACCACGTCGGCATCAAGGCCACCCACAAGCGCAGCATGACCTTCGTGGACCTCACCGGCACCGTGAACGCCACAGACGGCGAGGACGCCATGCGTCAGGCCCGCGCGCAGCACCCGGACGCCCTGGCCTGGTGGGTGATCCCGGACGAGGCCTTTGCCCGCACCGAGGACGGCCCGGACACCGTGGAAAGCTGGTTCGCGCCCGCCGCCGAGAAAACCTACAAGCAGCAGCAGTACTACGGCACCATCGGCCGGCACGTCGGGGAACTCAAACGCGCGGGCCTGATGCCCAGCCGCACCCCCGACGCCCAGGCCGCCCCCCGGCCCGCCGCCACGCCGGACGCCCGACCTGCCCCGTCCGCCCAGAAGGTGCCCCAATGA
- the paaA gene encoding 1,2-phenylacetyl-CoA epoxidase subunit PaaA, translated as MTQPTPLPTETPEQLAAFEARIQNGEKIEPGDWMPAAYRQQLIRMISQHAHSEVVGMLPEGAWITRAPSLHRKMILIAKVQDEAGHGQYLYHAAETLGATREQMLDALLTGKAKYSSIFNYPTLTWADIGMIGWLVDGAAIKNQTMLAGASYGPYSRAMVRICSEETFHHKQGKEMVVAYAQGTPAQREMAQDALDRWWWPALMMLGPSDKDSPNTPQLMRWGVKLKTNDEVRQEFINEHAPELIEAGLTIPDPLLHQDEQGNWIHGPINWDEFWQVVKGHGQMNRARLEARNRAHDDGAWVRDALNAYETRQHSQAAD; from the coding sequence GTGACCCAGCCCACCCCCCTGCCCACCGAGACGCCCGAACAGCTCGCGGCGTTCGAGGCCCGCATCCAGAACGGCGAGAAGATCGAACCCGGCGACTGGATGCCCGCCGCGTACCGCCAGCAGCTGATCCGCATGATCAGCCAGCACGCGCACAGCGAGGTCGTGGGCATGCTCCCGGAAGGCGCCTGGATCACCCGCGCCCCCAGCCTGCACCGCAAGATGATCCTGATCGCCAAGGTGCAGGACGAGGCCGGCCACGGACAGTACCTGTACCACGCCGCCGAAACCCTCGGCGCCACCCGCGAACAGATGCTCGACGCCCTGCTGACCGGCAAGGCCAAGTACAGCAGCATCTTCAACTACCCCACCCTCACCTGGGCGGACATCGGCATGATCGGCTGGCTGGTGGACGGCGCCGCCATCAAGAACCAGACCATGCTCGCCGGCGCCAGCTACGGCCCCTACAGCCGCGCCATGGTCCGCATCTGCTCCGAAGAGACCTTCCACCACAAGCAGGGCAAGGAAATGGTCGTCGCGTACGCGCAGGGCACCCCCGCGCAGCGCGAGATGGCGCAGGACGCCCTGGACCGCTGGTGGTGGCCGGCCCTGATGATGCTCGGCCCCAGCGACAAGGACAGCCCCAACACCCCGCAGCTGATGCGCTGGGGCGTGAAACTCAAGACCAACGACGAGGTCCGCCAGGAATTCATCAACGAGCACGCCCCCGAACTCATCGAGGCGGGCCTGACCATCCCCGACCCCCTGCTGCACCAGGACGAGCAGGGCAACTGGATTCACGGGCCCATCAACTGGGACGAGTTCTGGCAGGTCGTCAAGGGCCACGGCCAGATGAACCGCGCCCGCCTGGAAGCCCGCAACCGCGCCCACGACGACGGCGCCTGGGTCCGCGACGCCCTGAACGCCTACGAGACCCGCCAGCACAGCCAGGCGGCCGACTGA
- a CDS encoding ketosteroid isomerase-related protein — MHTAPARDLLTRYYAAFNDGRMQGMLELLTDDVKHDINEGGTEIGRDAFRAFLVRMNAHYQEQVRNLVIMVSEDGTRASAEFVIHGQYVKTDEGLPEARGQRYVLPVGAFFTLRDGQIARVTNYYNLREWCRQVEE; from the coding sequence ATGCACACCGCCCCGGCCCGCGATCTGCTCACCCGGTACTACGCCGCCTTCAACGACGGCCGCATGCAGGGGATGCTCGAACTCCTCACCGACGACGTCAAGCACGACATCAACGAGGGTGGCACCGAGATCGGCCGCGACGCCTTCCGGGCGTTCCTGGTCCGCATGAACGCCCACTACCAGGAGCAGGTCCGCAACCTGGTGATCATGGTCAGCGAGGACGGCACGCGCGCCAGCGCGGAGTTCGTCATTCACGGACAGTACGTGAAGACCGACGAGGGCCTGCCCGAGGCGCGCGGCCAGCGCTACGTGCTGCCGGTCGGCGCCTTCTTCACCCTCCGCGACGGCCAGATCGCCCGGGTCACGAACTACTACAACCTGCGCGAATGGTGCCGTCAGGTCGAGGAGTAA
- a CDS encoding GNAT family N-acetyltransferase, with amino-acid sequence MPLTVTPVSGAALADVIPDLARLRIRVFRDFPYLYQGTQAYEETYLRTLAQAPDALVVVARGGGQVVGASTALPLIHETPEVRAPFQAPEFDPARVLYLGESVLLPEYRGQGVGHAFFDAREAHAARLGLDVTAFCAVQRPPDHPRRPAGYRPLDAFWHSRGYTERPDLTTVMHWPDLDETHDTPKPMRFWVRTAAP; translated from the coding sequence TTGCCGCTGACGGTCACGCCCGTGTCCGGCGCGGCCCTGGCAGACGTGATCCCGGACCTCGCGCGGCTGCGCATCCGGGTGTTCCGCGACTTCCCGTACCTGTACCAGGGCACCCAGGCGTACGAGGAGACGTACCTGCGCACCCTGGCGCAGGCGCCGGACGCCCTGGTCGTCGTGGCCCGGGGCGGCGGGCAGGTGGTGGGTGCCAGCACCGCCCTGCCGCTGATCCACGAGACGCCGGAGGTCCGCGCGCCCTTCCAGGCCCCGGAGTTCGACCCGGCGCGCGTGCTGTACCTGGGCGAGAGCGTGCTGCTGCCCGAGTACCGCGGCCAGGGCGTGGGGCACGCCTTCTTCGACGCCCGGGAGGCCCACGCCGCCCGCCTGGGGCTGGACGTCACGGCCTTCTGCGCGGTGCAGCGCCCCCCGGACCATCCCCGGCGGCCCGCCGGGTACCGCCCGCTGGACGCCTTCTGGCACTCGCGCGGGTACACCGAGCGCCCTGACCTCACCACCGTGATGCACTGGCCGGACCTGGACGAGACGCATGACACGCCCAAGCCCATGCGCTTCTGGGTGCGGACCGCAGCCCCGTGA
- a CDS encoding RidA family protein translates to MRRLIGSGAPWEAQVGYSRAVRVGNVVQVAGTTATVNGAVVGVNDAYEQTRVALEIIRAALEDAGARLEDVVRTRMFVTDIARWEEVGRAHGEVFGDIRPAATMVQVAGLIDPAHLVEIEAEAIVS, encoded by the coding sequence ATGAGACGGCTGATCGGCAGCGGCGCCCCCTGGGAGGCGCAGGTGGGCTACTCGCGCGCGGTGCGGGTGGGGAACGTGGTGCAGGTGGCGGGCACCACCGCCACCGTGAACGGCGCGGTGGTCGGCGTGAACGACGCCTACGAGCAGACCCGCGTGGCGCTGGAGATTATCCGCGCCGCCCTGGAGGACGCCGGGGCACGCCTGGAGGACGTGGTCCGCACGCGGATGTTCGTCACGGACATCGCCCGCTGGGAGGAGGTCGGGCGGGCGCACGGCGAGGTGTTCGGCGACATCCGCCCGGCGGCGACGATGGTGCAGGTCGCGGGCCTGATCGACCCGGCGCATCTGGTCGAGATCGAGGCGGAGGCGATCGTCTCCTGA